GCTGGTCGGTTGCTCCTGATATTGAAGTGACGCTGGAAGCCAACCCGACAAGCGTGGAAGCAGATCGTTTTCGCGGCTATCGCGCGGCGGGTGTTAATCGCGTCTCGCTCGGCATTCAGGCGCTGAACGCCCCTGATCTGCGTCGTCTCGGACGCATGCATTCGGTCGATGAGGCCAAGGCCGCAATCCGGCTGGCGCGTGAGATTTTCCCACGGTTATCGTTTGATTTGATCTATGCGCGGCCCAACCAGACGATTGAGGCATGGCGCGAAGAGCTGAAAGAAGCCATTGATCTGGCTGCCGATCATCTATCGCTCTATCAATTGACGATTGAGGAAGGCACGCAGTTCTATAATCTCTGGAAGGCTGGAAAGTTGACTACGCCAGAGCCGGATCATGCTGCGGCTCTTTATGAAGAGACGCAGAAGATCACGGCAGAACACGGCCTGCCTGCCTATGAGATTTCAAATCATGCTGTGCCGGGACGCGAGTCCCAGCACAATCTGGTTTACTGGCGTTATGGGCAATATGTTGGCATCGGTCCCGGTGCGCATGGGCGTTTTGTCGAGAACGGCACGCGCACGGTTACAATGACCGAAAAGCATCCCGAAACATGGCTCGAAAAGGTCGAGACCAACGGTCACGGCATCATTGAAGAAGAATATCTCAATGGCAATCAGGAAGGCGATGAGTTCCTGATGATGGGGCTGCGGCTGCGCGAAGGCATCGATCTTGCGCGTTATCAGCGGCTGACGGGACATGATATTGATCGCAAGCGCCTTGAACGGCTGATTGCATCAGGCATGATTGAAAAGATGGATGGTACTTTCATCCGTGCAACGCCGGATGGTTCGCTGGTGCTTGATGCACTCGTGGCCGATCTGGCTGCTTAGCGCATGTCGCGGAAAAGTGGGAACCGGTTTCCCGATAACGACATGCGAAAAGAAGGAATTTAGATGAGCGAATTTTTGGACGAGCAGAAACGCGAATTTGTTGTCGGTGGCACCGCCCAGCGTGCGCGCCCAATTGAACCCGCGCTCTATATCGTCTCGACACCTATCGGCAATCTTGGCGACATGACGCTGCGCGGGCTGGAAGTGCTGGCAAGTGCCGACATTGTTGCCTGTGAAGATACCCGCGTGACCCGTGTCTTGCTGGATCGCTACGGCATTGCGCGCCGCCCGATCAGCTATCACGAGCATAATGCTGCCGAAGCAGGCGCAAAGCTGATTGCAGCCTTGCAGGCTGGCAAGAGCGTGGCGCTGGTTTCCGATGCTGGAACGCCGCTTGTGTCCGATCCCGGTTTCCGGCTTGTGGGTGAAGCGCGTGAGGCAGGTATTCGCGTAGTGCCGGTTCCGGGCGCTTCCGCACTTCTTGCAGCCCTTGCTGCTTCCGGGCTTCCGACTGATGCTTTCATGTTCTGCGGCTTTCTGCCGGTCAAACACGGCCAGAAAACCTCCAAGCTCGAAAGCCTCAAGAATATCGACGCAACGCTGGTGTTCTATGAATCACCCAATCGTGCCGCCGCGACGCTTGCCGATATGGCTGATGTGTTTGGCGATGCGCGTGAAGCAGCGCTTTGCCGCGAACTGACAAAGGCCTATGAAACTATTGTCACCGCCACTCTGGGCGAGTTGAAAAAGCAATTTGATGGCGAAGATCGTATTCGCGGTGAGGTCGTGCTGCTCGTTGGACCACCAACAGGCGAGGCTGGACCGCAGAGCGAAGAAGACATCGACAAGCTGCTGCTTTCACTCTCGCAGGAATTGTCTCCATCCAAGGCGGCAGGCGAGGCCGCAAAGATGACCGGCGGGCAAAAGTCAGTGCTCTATCAGCGTCTGATGCAGTTGAAGGCGCAAGGTTGATGAGTGATTTCCGCGAGAAAAAGCGACTTGCTTTCTTTCGCGGACACAGCGCTGAACGTCTGGCGGCTTTCGCGCTGATGCTCAAAGGTTATCGTATCGTCGCGCGCCGCTATCGCACACGGCTAGGAGAAATCGATCTCATTGCCCGACGCGGCAATCTCATTCTTATTGTTGAAGTGAAAGCGCGGACCAGTGTGGAAGCGGCACATCTGGCCGTCACCCCGCAAGCCATGCGGCGGATCGAGGCGGCGGCGGATATGTGGCTGCAACGCCAAACGGATTACGCACAATTATCACTGCGCTTTGATCTCGTGGCTGTCTTACCACGACGCTGGCCAAAGCATGTGCCAGCATTTTTTACGTCGGGCAATTATAGCTAGTTGATTGATAATCCTACAAAAATTATGGGATATAATTTGAGGCAAACAGGAATTATAATCCTCAAAATACCTTTTTAGAGGAAAAGTGATGCTCCGCGCGATTTGCGCGCGCAAGCCCGTTTCTTATAAATTTTGACCAGCCCGGGGATAATACCAGCAGCTCTAAAAAGGATACTGCTGTGGCTCTCGCGTCCCAACGACTTCTTGCTGATTTTCCTGCCTTCTTCCGTGTTTCGGGAGAGGTGGTGGTTATTGTTGGCGGTGGCGAAGAAGCGCTTAACAAGGCGCGGCTCGTGGCACAGACGTCAGCTCGTTTGCGCATCGTTGCGGAAGAGTTTGAGCCAGCCTTGGCGAGCTTCATCGAAAGCCATGGTGCAGAGCAAATCCGGCAAGCTTTTGAATCAAAACATCTTGAAGGTGCGAAGCTGGTTTTTGTTGCGACCGGCGATGAACAGACCGATCGCGCAATTGCAGCGATAGCCAAAGCGCATAAGATTCCTGTCAATGTTGTTGATCGTCCTGCACTCTGCGATTTCCTGACACCGGCTATCGTTAACCGTGCACCGATTGCAATTGCCATTGGCACGGAAGGTTCGGCGCCTGTGCTAGCACAGATGGTGCGGGCGCGTATTGATGCGGCTTTCTCACCACGTCTTGGTGAGCTTGCACATTATGCCGAAAGCTGGCGCGCGCATGTTGAAAAGCTGCTTCCAAAGGGCTTGGCGCGCCGCAGCTTCTGGCGCGGGTTTTTCTCCGGCGCCGTTGCGCGGGCTGTTGAAAACGATGACCGCGAGGAAGCCGATAGAGCAGCAAATGCATTAATTGCAGAGCCGCAGAATGCTGCCGGTTATGTCTGGCTGGTTGGCGCTGGTCCGGGTGCAGAAGATCTGCTGACCCTGCGTGCGCATCGTGTGCTGATGGAAGCCGATGTGATTGTGCATGACGCGCTGGTGCCAGAAGGCGTTATCGCCATGGGTCGCCGCGATGCGGAGCGTCTTTCGGTCGGCAAGCGCAAGGGATGCCATTCCAAAAGCCAGAACGAGATCAACGATCTCCTCGTCAGCCTTGGTCGCGAAGGCAAGCGCGTGGTGCGTCTGAAAGCGGGCGATCCGCTGGTCTTTGGCCGTGCGGGCGAAGAAATGGCGGCGCTGCGGTCGGCGGGTATCGGTTTTGAAATCGTGCCGGGCATCACCTCTGCTTTCGCTGCCGCAGCCGATATGGAACTGCCGCTGACACTGCGCGGCGTGGCGTCCTCGCTGGTGTTCACCACTGGCCACGACATGGCAGGCGATGTCTTGCC
This genomic stretch from Brucella pseudogrignonensis harbors:
- the hemW gene encoding radical SAM family heme chaperone HemW, which codes for MNHHFSPSADILPIARADGETAFGVYVHWPFCLAKCPYCDFNSHVRHQPVDQDRFAAAFNREMDTLRARTGSRTVTSIFLGGGTPSLMQPSTVGSLLDGIAARWSVAPDIEVTLEANPTSVEADRFRGYRAAGVNRVSLGIQALNAPDLRRLGRMHSVDEAKAAIRLAREIFPRLSFDLIYARPNQTIEAWREELKEAIDLAADHLSLYQLTIEEGTQFYNLWKAGKLTTPEPDHAAALYEETQKITAEHGLPAYEISNHAVPGRESQHNLVYWRYGQYVGIGPGAHGRFVENGTRTVTMTEKHPETWLEKVETNGHGIIEEEYLNGNQEGDEFLMMGLRLREGIDLARYQRLTGHDIDRKRLERLIASGMIEKMDGTFIRATPDGSLVLDALVADLAA
- the rsmI gene encoding 16S rRNA (cytidine(1402)-2'-O)-methyltransferase; the protein is MSEFLDEQKREFVVGGTAQRARPIEPALYIVSTPIGNLGDMTLRGLEVLASADIVACEDTRVTRVLLDRYGIARRPISYHEHNAAEAGAKLIAALQAGKSVALVSDAGTPLVSDPGFRLVGEAREAGIRVVPVPGASALLAALAASGLPTDAFMFCGFLPVKHGQKTSKLESLKNIDATLVFYESPNRAAATLADMADVFGDAREAALCRELTKAYETIVTATLGELKKQFDGEDRIRGEVVLLVGPPTGEAGPQSEEDIDKLLLSLSQELSPSKAAGEAAKMTGGQKSVLYQRLMQLKAQG
- a CDS encoding YraN family protein — translated: MSDFREKKRLAFFRGHSAERLAAFALMLKGYRIVARRYRTRLGEIDLIARRGNLILIVEVKARTSVEAAHLAVTPQAMRRIEAAADMWLQRQTDYAQLSLRFDLVAVLPRRWPKHVPAFFTSGNYS
- the cysG gene encoding siroheme synthase CysG; translation: MALASQRLLADFPAFFRVSGEVVVIVGGGEEALNKARLVAQTSARLRIVAEEFEPALASFIESHGAEQIRQAFESKHLEGAKLVFVATGDEQTDRAIAAIAKAHKIPVNVVDRPALCDFLTPAIVNRAPIAIAIGTEGSAPVLAQMVRARIDAAFSPRLGELAHYAESWRAHVEKLLPKGLARRSFWRGFFSGAVARAVENDDREEADRAANALIAEPQNAAGYVWLVGAGPGAEDLLTLRAHRVLMEADVIVHDALVPEGVIAMGRRDAERLSVGKRKGCHSKSQNEINDLLVSLGREGKRVVRLKAGDPLVFGRAGEEMAALRSAGIGFEIVPGITSAFAAAADMELPLTLRGVASSLVFTTGHDMAGDVLPGWAKLAVSGATIAVYMGSSVAASVASRLISAGLHEDTAVAVVENASRKDKQLFHGTLKDLPSLEERKELAGPVMVIIGDAVAGAAIDKAQALAVRPVAVAA